CGATCAATCCTGGCTTAATATACTGCTCCATTACTGGCTACGGACAGACTGGTCCTTACAGTGAACGTGGCGGGCATGATATTAACTATGTCGCGTTGGCGGGGCTGCAAGGTTATTCAGGAACAAAAGAAAGCGGACCAGCTAATATTGGTTTTCAGGTGGCAGATTTGGCGGGAGGTTCCATGCATGCGGTAATCGGTATTTTGTCGGCAGTCATTTACCGTGAAAAAACGGGAATCGGGCAGCATCTGGATATTAGTATGACAGATTGTGCTTTAACGCTAAATGCTTTATTTGCCCATGATCATTTAGGAGAAGGAAAACCGCTTGCACGTGAAGAGCTGATCTTAAACGGCGGATCATTCTATGGTTACTACGAAACGCTGGATGGCCGGTACCTTTCAGTCGGCAGCCTGGAACCGAAATTCAGGCAGCAGTTGTGTGAGGCAATCGGATCCCCGGATTTACTCCGATTAGCAATGAGTAGTAATCCGGCTGATTTGGCAATGCTGAAAGAACAGCTCGGAAGTACATTCCTGCAAAAGACATTGGAAGAGTGGCAATCTATTTTTTCTGAAGTCGATGCTTGTGTGGAGCCGGTATTATCTTTTGAAGAAACGGTTGCCCATCCACTTTTCAAGGCCCGGGAAATGTTTGTGGAAATTGAAAAGCCGGATGGAACTACACAAAAACAGATTGCTTGTCCGATTAAGTCCAATCTTTTCAAGGCATCTTACGGGACAATCGGGGTAAAAGCCGGGACACATAATGAAGATATATTGGGGAGCCTGTTAAAGAAGTCTTAGGGGAGAGTCATTTAGAAAAATGGATTTACGGTTTATAATTATGGTGGAACATGTAAATAATATTAAGTTTAATTACGTTCATATTAAAAAAACTTAACATTTATAAGAGTTATTACTGTTCATTTATCGAAAAATATTTTAAGATATAGACGAATTACAAGATTGTTGAGCAGGTGAACTATGAAAAACTTAAAACTTAGTGTTTTCCTTCTAACTGTTCCACTTTTACTGGCAGGCTGTGAAAGTGTTGAAAACAAAGAAGGCTTCTTCTATTCAACATTTGTACGTCCAATGGATTGGACGTTAAACACATTTGGTGAATTATTTAACGGCAGCTATGGATTGGCTATTATTGCTATTATATTAATTATTCGTCTCGTATTAATGCCGTTTATGCTTAAAACTTACCGCAGTCAAGCTACTATGAAAGTGAAAATGGATACGGTCCGTCCA
This genomic window from Solibacillus sp. FSL R5-0449 contains:
- a CDS encoding CaiB/BaiF CoA-transferase family protein encodes the protein MLLKGLKVLDFSTLLPGPFATMMLADLGAEVVHVTKPVEDGKEWGPDEYLQRSKKSLAVDLKSPEVVASIKELLKEQEYDIVVEQFRPGVMARLGLDYDSLKAINPGLIYCSITGYGQTGPYSERGGHDINYVALAGLQGYSGTKESGPANIGFQVADLAGGSMHAVIGILSAVIYREKTGIGQHLDISMTDCALTLNALFAHDHLGEGKPLAREELILNGGSFYGYYETLDGRYLSVGSLEPKFRQQLCEAIGSPDLLRLAMSSNPADLAMLKEQLGSTFLQKTLEEWQSIFSEVDACVEPVLSFEETVAHPLFKAREMFVEIEKPDGTTQKQIACPIKSNLFKASYGTIGVKAGTHNEDILGSLLKKS